A region from the bacterium genome encodes:
- a CDS encoding sulfotransferase family 2 domain-containing protein, which yields MLLSVKYNFLFVHIAKTGGTSVRAALAPLRYRDPLFLPQFIASRLSHMTGHRIASKLPRHAKIIAAKEMLPRELFDKLFKFAFVRNPWDLQVSSWHHLQRERPHLLKGIPDFDTFIRWKLDTDRPYQYHIDTSIELQTDYLKDLDGRILVDFIGKYENLQGDYEEACRRIGIDPPPLPHKRKAKDRAVYRSYYNDSLAELISVHFKKDIETFGYFFGA from the coding sequence ATGCTGCTTTCAGTCAAATACAACTTCCTGTTCGTCCACATCGCCAAGACCGGGGGCACCAGCGTGCGGGCCGCACTGGCGCCGTTGAGGTACCGCGACCCTCTTTTCCTGCCTCAGTTCATCGCCAGCCGCTTGAGCCACATGACGGGTCACCGCATCGCCAGCAAACTTCCCCGCCACGCGAAGATCATCGCCGCGAAGGAGATGCTGCCCAGGGAACTTTTCGACAAGTTGTTCAAGTTCGCCTTCGTGCGCAACCCCTGGGACCTGCAGGTCAGTTCGTGGCATCACCTGCAGCGGGAACGTCCACATCTTTTGAAGGGAATCCCGGATTTTGACACTTTTATCCGGTGGAAACTGGACACGGATCGGCCCTACCAGTACCACATCGACACCTCCATCGAGCTTCAGACCGACTACCTGAAAGACCTGGACGGCCGCATCCTGGTCGACTTTATCGGGAAGTATGAGAACCTCCAGGGAGATTACGAGGAAGCGTGCCGCAGGATCGGTATCGATCCTCCTCCCCTGCCCCACAAGAGGAAGGCGAAGGACCGTGCTGTATATCGCAGTTACTACAATGACAGCCTTGCAGAGCTCATTTCCGTTCATTTCAAAAAAGATATCGAGACTTTCGGATATTTTTTTGGCGCCTGA
- a CDS encoding glycosyltransferase family 4 protein, which translates to MRILHVETGMNLYGGALQVSYLLRGLSGHPDVHNVLVCPKGSAIAGAASDSVDTLYAVPAGGDLDLAFLVRMVSILRRERPDIVHLHSRRGADVLGGVAARVTGTRCLLTRRVDNPESGLAVGLKYRLYDRVITISEGIREVLASEGVPPGKITCVPSAVDPDRYTGPWDKSTFQEQFDLPSDGPVCGVIAQLIDRKGHRFLIKAIPEILDTVPDATFLFFGKGPEEAELKELCRESGVVDKVRFVGFREDLDDYLGCLDLVIHPALMEGLGVSLLQAAAAGVPIVGTRAGGIPEAVVDGVNGVLVEPGDPVSLARAVVRLLTDRDLAAGLGVGGRKLVRDRFSVEAMVNGNLAVYQEMMGTGSRFQVPGSRF; encoded by the coding sequence ATGCGGATTTTGCACGTGGAAACCGGCATGAACCTTTACGGGGGCGCCCTCCAGGTTTCCTATCTCCTGAGGGGCCTTTCGGGCCATCCGGATGTCCATAATGTTCTCGTCTGCCCTAAGGGAAGCGCTATCGCCGGTGCAGCATCAGACAGCGTCGACACCCTTTATGCCGTGCCTGCCGGCGGTGACCTCGACCTCGCTTTCCTGGTCCGCATGGTTTCCATCCTCAGGCGGGAACGGCCCGACATCGTCCACCTGCACAGCCGCAGGGGGGCCGACGTCCTGGGGGGGGTGGCTGCCCGCGTCACCGGAACCCGCTGCCTGCTGACAAGACGGGTGGACAACCCCGAGTCCGGGCTTGCCGTAGGTTTGAAATACCGGCTCTACGACCGGGTTATCACCATATCGGAGGGGATCAGGGAGGTCCTGGCCTCGGAGGGGGTGCCGCCGGGGAAGATCACGTGCGTTCCCAGTGCCGTGGATCCTGACCGCTACACAGGTCCGTGGGACAAGAGCACCTTTCAGGAGCAGTTCGATCTTCCTTCCGATGGGCCTGTATGCGGCGTGATCGCCCAACTCATTGACCGAAAAGGACACCGGTTCCTGATCAAGGCGATCCCGGAAATACTGGACACCGTACCGGATGCCACCTTCCTCTTTTTCGGCAAGGGGCCTGAGGAAGCTGAGCTGAAAGAACTATGTCGCGAGTCAGGGGTTGTCGACAAGGTCCGCTTCGTGGGCTTCAGGGAGGACCTGGATGACTATCTGGGGTGTCTGGACCTGGTCATCCACCCTGCGCTCATGGAAGGTCTTGGAGTCTCCCTTCTCCAGGCAGCGGCGGCAGGCGTCCCCATCGTGGGAACCAGGGCCGGCGGGATCCCGGAGGCCGTGGTGGACGGGGTGAACGGCGTTCTCGTTGAGCCCGGCGACCCTGTGAGCCTCGCCCGGGCCGTCGTCAGGCTCCTGACCGACCGTGACCTGGCCGCCGGTCTGGGCGTCGGCGGGCGGAAACTTGTCCGGGACAGGTTCTCCGTAGAGGCCATGGTGAATGGGAACCTGGCAGTGTATCAGGAAATGATGGGGACAGGTTCCAGGTTCCAGGTTCCAGGTTCCAGGTTCTAG